A region of the Paenibacillus sp. J23TS9 genome:
TCATGCGCCTCGTCTCAACCGAATCCGCACTTAACGCGTCATCGATCCTTGCTGTGATCCAGCTTAGGCGCTCTTCATCCAAATACTTCTTCAGTACGCTGCTCCGATTCTCATAGGTCTCGATTTCACAAACCTCGTCCTCGGCCAAGACAATACTTGTTAAGGTGAAATCAGCCTCTGCCCATGTTTTATAATTTTGTATTTCCGTTCGGATTCCCCAATCCGCCAGACGTGATTGGATCCACTCCGCATCCTCCCTGTACTTATCGTACACCGAAAAATGCATGACTGTTCCATCATACGCCGCTTCCTTCAGTGCTGCCCTGACGCGTTCGGGACGGATCGGGTTAATGACCCGGGTATGACTCTCATCAGGCCGAAAGCCAAATGCAGGAAGTATGCGGGCTCCGCCCAGTTCAGCAATCATTTCTCCAGGATGGATAATCATCCGGACGGCCCTGCGGAAGGCTTCAGACTGCTGTGGACCCTTTCGGTTCACATTCCAGGACAGCAAGGTGCAGGCCTGCCGTAATTTTTCAGAAGTCCCTCTTCCATCTGCATTCGAGTCCTGTTCTTCTTGCCTGAATCGATCCCAAGTGTGCAATACCGCAGGATAACCAATGGATTCCGGATCACAATCTTCAGGCATAATGACAATTTCAACCCCATCCAAATAAGGACGGCCCTGATGATAATGGGTATGGGCGGCAAGCTCCATTCGATGCTTCGAATAGGACACGACGCTGAACGGTCCGGTACCGATCGGAAGGCTCCAAAAGACACTTTCATCTTGCCCTGCCAATCCGTAGGGAAGGATCGATGCCGCCACAGAGCACATAAATCTGTCGAATATCCGGTTGGGTTTGCGGAGCCGGATGCGCACCACACGCGGTCCCAGGGCTTCAATCTGCTGGACTTCCCGTAAAAGCCACTGATTCTGTGTATCCAGACGCAGGCGTTCAAAAGTGAAAAGTACATCTTTGGATGTGAGCTCCTGACCATGATGGAAACGGACGCCTTTGCGCAGGTAAAAGGTCCATTCGGTTGCATCCTTGTCAGAATTCCAGTGGTGGGCAATTCCAGGGACAATCCGGCCGAGCTGTTCATCGAATGATAACAGACGGTCGAAGATTTGCCGCTGCAGATGCGTATCGAACGCATAGTTGGCTTCGGCGGGGTCAAGCGTTCGGGGAGAATGAAGCACAGGAAAGATCAACGTATCGCTTGCAGGCAATCCTTCCATCCCTTCCTCTTTTTTGTATCCGAAATGTCCGTTCAGCCAGTCAAGAAACTTATCCTTCGCAAAGGTATCCTGTCCATAGCCGCTGAGCAGCTCAAAGGCTTGCTTATATTCACCATTTTTGGCCAACCCAACAGACAGATCAACCAGAAGATCCTCTTTGGCTTCATTGAATGTAATTTGCGAATAATTCCCTCTCCCCCTGCCAGGGAGCCATTCAATCAGCTTCTCTTCAACAAGCTTTCGCAAAATCAGCTTCGCATTCCGCACGGTACAAAACAGCGCTGAAGACAGATCATCCAAGGTGACTTCAATTGGTCTCCTGCTGTCACTTCCATCGGAAAACCGGTTGTACAGCATGAGATATTGTTCATGTAATAACATGTATCTACCCTCCTTCCATAGCTTTTGCGCGTAAAAGGGGAAAATCATTTTCGCAAGTATACACTTTTTAGACCTTTTTGAATAGCTCATAATTGGAAACAAATAGAGGATGAAGCGAGGGAGAAACCATGCTACAGCTATATACGTTTGAAAAGCTGCTTGAGTACGATCAGGCCGATCGCAAAAATGCTGAGAAAATCAAAAGAGAACAAGAAGCACTGCTGATCCATCAATCGAACAAGGAAAAAAATATTCATGAAAAATGGTATGAAATACCGCTGAGATTATTCCGCAGAACATTTCGACGCCAAAGATATCGAGCCTGATGTAACGAATATCCAGCGGTATAAGTGGTATATGATATGATTCCCCTGATTTTTTTCGCATGATAACAAAGCCAAGATACACGTATCCTGGCTTTCGCTGTTCATCATCTTTACTTCACGTCTTTCAATTCCTTGGCGCCGATCATAAGTCCGGTATCTCCAAGATCTTTTAGATAGATCTCCGAGATGGCCCAATAATCATTGGCACTGCCGCTCCCCTTTTCAATGATCAGGGAAGCTTTGCCCGAATCTATAGCCTCACCTGAAGCAATAAGGGGGTAATCGAATGAGATCTGCACTTTGTCAGGCGACAACTGTTTGGTATCCATTTTCGTAACCTTACCCATATGCGGACTGGAACCGCCTGTAACCCAGAAATTATCTTCGAATTCCTGTTTGGTGCTCTGCTGCATTGCAGGTGTCATAACGGTATACTGCAATGGACCGCTTCTTTTCTGAACCCCGCGTATCCAGGTATTCGCAGCTTCCTCAGGCGTTTCCGCTTGCAGCGCAGTTTGGAAGCCGTTTACCTGATGGGATAAGTGGCTGGCTTCGGGTAAAGAAACATAGAGGCTGTTATCTTTATATGTAACTTCCCCTTTTAGCTGCTCCACAATCGCACGGAGAGAAACCATCGCAGTTCCATTCTCCATTTTCACCTTCAAAAACGTAGTCGCAAACTCTGCTTTGTTAATAAAAATTCGGGGACCGGCCGTTACAGCCAAGGCGGAACCAGATAGCAGCACAAATGCGGAGCAAGCAGCTATCATAATCTTGAGTCGTTTTTTCATCGTTCATTCTCCCAACGTTTCGCTGTTATATATTTACAGATATATTTTAGTAGAATTGGTATCGATGAAAGTTACAGGCGGGTTACGTTTTGGTTTAAAAATGCACATCACTCAACCCGGAAGCGTCTGTTCGAATCGTAAAGACCATGCAGGCCCCGCCTTCCTTGCGGTTAAGTGCCCGGATGCTCCCTCCATGTTTCTCGGCAATAATTTTTGCCGTATAAAGTCCTAGACCGGTTTGCCCTTTCTCTCCTTTGTAAAACTTTTCAAACAGATGGCGCATATCCTGATCCTTAAAACCAGGCCCATTATCACAAATTTCGAATTGCAGCGCTGAGGATTGCCTTTGAACCCTTACTCCAAGCCAACCAGCCTCAGAAGGCAGATAGCGGATGCTGTTGGCAATCAAATTATCCAGAACCTGGCTGACCCGCTGCACATCCATGTACACCGTCTTCATGGGATCCACCGTTAAAACCTCATATGCAAAGGAATATTCAGCCTGATGGGAGTGGCAGATGTAACCAACCTCGCGCTCTTTGTCACGAAGAAAATCCTCCAGAATGACCTCCTCGCCCCGGAGTGGAAAATACTCCATATCTTTCTCAGAAGCAATCTGCACATCCTGAATCAGCCGGTTTACCCGTTGAATGTTGTCCTCGATGACTTTCAGATGTAGTTCGGCCCTGCTGCGTGTCATGTCCGGTGTATCCGCCAGCAGCTCCACATTCCCCTGAATAATCGTCATCGGCGTCCGGAAATCATGTGCAATGGCGTCCATCATATCCCTTCGTTCCTGCTCCAGCTTCCACTCCCTCAGCAAGGAGCTTTTAAGAGCACCGCGCATATTTTCAAAGGATTCTGTCAGCATCCCCAGCTCATTATCCGCCTTGTAGCTCACCGTAAAATCGAGATCCTGGTTGCGAATCCGCTGCGAAGCCTCTATGAGCTCATGAACCGGTCTTGCAATTCTTCTGCCGAATTTGGCTGCAAACAAATAAGTGAAAATCGCGATGTAGAAAAAGGGCGATACCAAAAAGATCAGAATTATCGCAAGATTGGCCCAGTTAAACCCTGAACCGCTTTTTCCTGATACTTCAAGCTTATATTGGAAAAGGATTGCCCCTTTCAAATCCCCTTCTGCCGATGTAATAGGAACGATCTTCAGAAAGCGCCCGCCAAAACCCATGGATGATCCTTCGGAAACCGTTTTGTTCAATCCGTTGATTAGGTCCTCCCGTGTTGGTATTTTCTGTTCACGGAGCGTTCCATATAGCGGCTTTCCATCTACATTAACGACTTGATACTGAATACCTTCCGCCGGTACTCTCTTTTCCAGTTCAGCCCGATTATCCGGATTCAAGATCAAGGCATGCTGTGAGCGAACATATTGAGCTATTTCGGGAAGCTGGCTTTCATATGTATTGGCAGGCTGTATCCAACTGCTTTTCGACAGCCACCACATGCCGATACCTATCGTAATGATCGAGCAGACGACGCTGAGGAGCATAATCCACACGAAGGTAAGAATCAGCTGTCTTTTGAGGGGCAGACGTTCTATGAATCCGATCTTTCCCATTTGTAGCCAACCCCCCATAATGTGGATATATAGCTGCTGCCGGGAACCTGACTTGCCAGCTTAGCACGGATTTTCTTGATGTGTTCCGTCACCGTACTGGTATCGCCGATGGCTTCAAGTCCCCATATCCGGTCGTAAATTTGCTCTTTGGAAAACACTTGTCCGGGATGCAGCGCAAGCAATTCAATAATATCGAACTCCTTTGCTGTCATCGGGACAACAGATTGATTTACATGCACCTCTCTGCCTTTGAGATCTATCCGTAGGATTCCGTAGCGAAGCAGGGAACGCTCACTTGAGCTTTCCCGCACTCTTCGGTTTCCCCGCAGATGTGCCGCTACCCTTGCTTTAAGCTCACGCAGGCTGAAGGGTTTCGTGATATAGTCATCCCCGCCAATGGACAAGCCTTGGATGCGATCAGCTTCTGTCTGCCTTGCGCTTACGAACAGGATCGGACAATCCACTTCCTCCCGGATCATCTGGCATAACTCAAAGCCATTCATTCCCGGCATCATTACATCGAGAATAATAATATCCGGCGCTTGTGATAGCATATCTATTGCTTGTGTCCCGTCTGAAGCGGTACATACCTGATACCCCGCGGCTGTCATAGCCTGTTCCATAAGTGATACGATATCGGCTTCATCGTCAACGATCAATATCTTTTCCTGCATAATCAACTCTCCTGCTGTAGGTTTATCTCACCCAGTTTCTTCGCTTCCACCACAACATTGTAATGGAAAAACCAAGAATGACACAAACAAAAACCGGTAAAAGAAAAGCATGCGTGTAAGTTCCGGCCATCCATTCAAAGATCGTGGATATACCAAACAGCAAGAAGCTGAACGTATTGGAAACATACATCGAACCCACCGCTACTCCTACCCAGCCGAGATAACAAATGATCGGGCTTGGCAGCAGGGTGCATATCAATCCCGTCACGCTTAATTGCGCAAGCAAAATCAGCATGAAGAGCCCGTATGATTGCAGGCAGTACATGAACGCTCCGGCAGGATTGTATGGACGGTCCGGATTCAGAAATACAACGGAGTCCACACTGGGCTTAACCAAATGTCCAAATACTTCCCCTACTCCAAAGGTTACAACCAGAAATATTCCCATGATCACAGCCAGATTGATCCACTTTGCGGCAAACATTCGCATGATCGAAATGGGCCGAATCAGAACCAGCCTCAGCTGGCCGCTGTGATACTCCCCGTTGAAGCTGTCGATCATCAGAATAGGGCCAATAATGAGCACCAGAAAAAAGGATACTTCTTTTAACAAAAACAATGAAAAATTTTGAGCCGTCAGCGGCACGGTCGAGACATTATCAAATGCCCCCAGACTTTGCATTCCTAAAAACAAGCAGTCAAGCAAAACAATACATACAAAGATCAGCAGGCTGACAAAAGTTTTTTTGCGTTTCCACATACGCTGCCAGTCGCTTTGCATAAGCTGAAGCATCTCATTTTCCTCCTTATATCCAGCGGTCCGATTTGGTAAAGATCAGACGGGCGATTGCCATAAAAAATGCTGCATAGACGACAAGGATGCATATCATCCATAGGCCCAGATGCAAGCTTTGCAGAGCCTTTGCATTGGACAGCATAACGGCGATACCGCTGAATTGTATCTCTGTAAGAGACAGATATTTAAGAACAGCCGGCAGACCCAGTCCAAGTACGCGGTTGGACATCTCATATATCAATGGAAATGCCAATGAGCAGAGTAAATAGCCCATGCCGAGGCCAATGGCCGCAGTCGAAGACCGCGATATGACCCCAATGGCAATGAATACCGAAGCTGTACCCATTACAGTGGCGTATGCCATGCCATAGTAACGGAGTGTATACAGGATCATGTCTCCACTGGGTACGGTATGATCGTAGTAAAACAGAATCTGCTGGGGTGAAGATTTGAAGAATGTGTATCCTGCCATAACAGCGAAGAGTAAATAAATGATGAAAAACAGGGCCATTAAAAGTGCGAACGCAATCCATTTTGCCCAAAACAGCTGTGTGCTGCTGTATGACCGTAACATGATCATACGAAGTTGTCCCGAGCGGTATTCCTCCGTAAATGACAAGGTCAGAAGCACCAGCACCAGCACATTAAACACGACTATTAATTGCTCGATCATAGCCATGACCGGAAAATTCTCCGCGGTTGTATGTTCAGGGCCCCCTGGTGGCCTCACCAAATTATGACCGATGTAATATTTGGATGTCGCAAGGATAATCAAAGGTATTGCGATGAGAAAAATCCAGGCAATCTTCCGCTTCCATAAGCGTTCCCATTCACTGTGCAGCAAGGCTATCATGAAGTCATCATCTCCACAAAATGATCCTCCAGGCTGCGGCTGCCGGCAATTTGCTGCCACTGCTCCTGCGTCCCCTGCCATACAAGCCTGCCTTCTTTGATGATGACAAACCGGCTGCATATCCGCTGAAGTTCATCAAGTAAATGGCTGGATACGAAAAAGGTTATGCCATGCTTCTCATTCAACTCTAGAATCAGATTCCGCAGCTCGCGAATGCCCATGGGATCCAGTCCATTGGCGGGTTCATCCAGGATGATGAGCTTGGGATCACCGAGAAGTGCCTGGGCAATGCCAAGGCGCTGCTTCATTCCGAGCGAATAGGTTTTGACCTTATCCTTTCCGCGTCCCTCCAGACCCACAATCCGCAGTACCTCATCCACGCGCGAGGCCCGCTTCTCTTTTGATATATTGGGATGCAGCTTTACCAGATTGCGCAGGTTATCTCTCCCGGACATATATGGAAAAAAGATCGGAGATTCCACAATCGCGC
Encoded here:
- a CDS encoding SgrR family transcriptional regulator, producing MLLHEQYLMLYNRFSDGSDSRRPIEVTLDDLSSALFCTVRNAKLILRKLVEEKLIEWLPGRGRGNYSQITFNEAKEDLLVDLSVGLAKNGEYKQAFELLSGYGQDTFAKDKFLDWLNGHFGYKKEEGMEGLPASDTLIFPVLHSPRTLDPAEANYAFDTHLQRQIFDRLLSFDEQLGRIVPGIAHHWNSDKDATEWTFYLRKGVRFHHGQELTSKDVLFTFERLRLDTQNQWLLREVQQIEALGPRVVRIRLRKPNRIFDRFMCSVAASILPYGLAGQDESVFWSLPIGTGPFSVVSYSKHRMELAAHTHYHQGRPYLDGVEIVIMPEDCDPESIGYPAVLHTWDRFRQEEQDSNADGRGTSEKLRQACTLLSWNVNRKGPQQSEAFRRAVRMIIHPGEMIAELGGARILPAFGFRPDESHTRVINPIRPERVRAALKEAAYDGTVMHFSVYDKYREDAEWIQSRLADWGIRTEIQNYKTWAEADFTLTSIVLAEDEVCEIETYENRSSVLKKYLDEERLSWITARIDDALSADSVETRRMILREIEQYLRSEASVIFLHHRQLNTFLHPFVRGISLNALGWIDFKDVWLEKHD
- a CDS encoding HAMP domain-containing sensor histidine kinase: MGKIGFIERLPLKRQLILTFVWIMLLSVVCSIITIGIGMWWLSKSSWIQPANTYESQLPEIAQYVRSQHALILNPDNRAELEKRVPAEGIQYQVVNVDGKPLYGTLREQKIPTREDLINGLNKTVSEGSSMGFGGRFLKIVPITSAEGDLKGAILFQYKLEVSGKSGSGFNWANLAIILIFLVSPFFYIAIFTYLFAAKFGRRIARPVHELIEASQRIRNQDLDFTVSYKADNELGMLTESFENMRGALKSSLLREWKLEQERRDMMDAIAHDFRTPMTIIQGNVELLADTPDMTRSRAELHLKVIEDNIQRVNRLIQDVQIASEKDMEYFPLRGEEVILEDFLRDKEREVGYICHSHQAEYSFAYEVLTVDPMKTVYMDVQRVSQVLDNLIANSIRYLPSEAGWLGVRVQRQSSALQFEICDNGPGFKDQDMRHLFEKFYKGEKGQTGLGLYTAKIIAEKHGGSIRALNRKEGGACMVFTIRTDASGLSDVHF
- a CDS encoding response regulator transcription factor — translated: MQEKILIVDDEADIVSLMEQAMTAAGYQVCTASDGTQAIDMLSQAPDIIILDVMMPGMNGFELCQMIREEVDCPILFVSARQTEADRIQGLSIGGDDYITKPFSLRELKARVAAHLRGNRRVRESSSERSLLRYGILRIDLKGREVHVNQSVVPMTAKEFDIIELLALHPGQVFSKEQIYDRIWGLEAIGDTSTVTEHIKKIRAKLASQVPGSSYISTLWGVGYKWERSDS
- a CDS encoding ABC transporter permease, which translates into the protein MLQLMQSDWQRMWKRKKTFVSLLIFVCIVLLDCLFLGMQSLGAFDNVSTVPLTAQNFSLFLLKEVSFFLVLIIGPILMIDSFNGEYHSGQLRLVLIRPISIMRMFAAKWINLAVIMGIFLVVTFGVGEVFGHLVKPSVDSVVFLNPDRPYNPAGAFMYCLQSYGLFMLILLAQLSVTGLICTLLPSPIICYLGWVGVAVGSMYVSNTFSFLLFGISTIFEWMAGTYTHAFLLPVFVCVILGFSITMLWWKRRNWVR
- a CDS encoding ABC transporter permease; protein product: MIALLHSEWERLWKRKIAWIFLIAIPLIILATSKYYIGHNLVRPPGGPEHTTAENFPVMAMIEQLIVVFNVLVLVLLTLSFTEEYRSGQLRMIMLRSYSSTQLFWAKWIAFALLMALFFIIYLLFAVMAGYTFFKSSPQQILFYYDHTVPSGDMILYTLRYYGMAYATVMGTASVFIAIGVISRSSTAAIGLGMGYLLCSLAFPLIYEMSNRVLGLGLPAVLKYLSLTEIQFSGIAVMLSNAKALQSLHLGLWMICILVVYAAFFMAIARLIFTKSDRWI
- a CDS encoding ABC transporter ATP-binding protein; the protein is MKVLEIEQITKKAGRRTLVGDMSFDIMQGDVCGFVGPNGAGKTTLIRMITGLIRPGEGKIRIEGFDVQRDRMKALGQVGAIVESPIFFPYMSGRDNLRNLVKLHPNISKEKRASRVDEVLRIVGLEGRGKDKVKTYSLGMKQRLGIAQALLGDPKLIILDEPANGLDPMGIRELRNLILELNEKHGITFFVSSHLLDELQRICSRFVIIKEGRLVWQGTQEQWQQIAGSRSLEDHFVEMMTS